The following coding sequences are from one Novosphingobium sp. Gsoil 351 window:
- a CDS encoding cytochrome P450: MATAPLFEPVQPMRTPDWVPVWRGFFGERLRNTIYGWPEPAFDADIRTRRVLGFTVHIVSQPAAVERVLLGNKANYERPGIARRILSPLVGNGLLSAEGEDWRKQRRIVAPTFAPGAVAAMAPLMDAAAKREVADWPQRDARLDLAQAATRTTMAIIADALFGGDARLCDPAGARHIETLLAAAGQARFMTMLGLQELDPSPGMRRARVSRAWLRKTLSDLVRERGPEGGGDDFFGGLIRALHGQFTPDEAVELAVDNAITFFVAGHETTANALAWTIYCLAAQPALQDEARSEAVAALALPVAERAAAMPLLHQILEESMRLYPPAPRFDREALAGDVLSGVNIAKGDLISIWPWVIHRHRSLWPNPDRFDHTRFAPQAKARQHRFQFIPFGGGPRVCVGARFATVEALLILARWLAARRFSVPPGWRPDPYGSVTLRPRGGIILRAELLA, from the coding sequence ATGGCCACCGCCCCGCTTTTCGAACCTGTCCAGCCGATGCGGACGCCCGACTGGGTCCCGGTTTGGCGCGGGTTCTTCGGCGAGCGCCTGCGCAACACGATTTATGGCTGGCCCGAACCAGCGTTCGACGCGGACATCCGCACTCGCCGCGTTCTCGGATTCACCGTTCACATCGTCTCGCAGCCCGCCGCGGTCGAACGGGTACTGCTTGGGAACAAGGCTAACTACGAGCGGCCGGGGATCGCCCGGCGGATTCTCAGCCCGCTGGTCGGTAACGGGCTGCTGTCGGCGGAGGGCGAGGACTGGCGCAAGCAGCGGCGGATCGTCGCGCCGACGTTTGCGCCGGGCGCGGTCGCCGCGATGGCCCCACTGATGGACGCGGCGGCGAAGCGCGAGGTGGCCGACTGGCCGCAGCGCGATGCGCGACTCGACCTGGCCCAGGCCGCCACCCGCACGACGATGGCGATCATCGCCGATGCGCTGTTCGGCGGCGATGCGCGGCTGTGCGACCCGGCCGGCGCGCGCCACATCGAGACTCTGCTGGCCGCGGCCGGGCAAGCGCGCTTCATGACGATGCTCGGCTTGCAGGAACTCGATCCTTCGCCCGGGATGCGCCGCGCCCGGGTCAGCCGCGCGTGGCTGCGCAAGACCCTGAGCGACCTCGTCCGCGAGCGTGGGCCCGAAGGCGGGGGCGACGATTTTTTCGGCGGCCTGATCCGCGCGCTCCACGGCCAGTTCACACCCGACGAGGCCGTCGAGCTAGCGGTCGACAACGCGATCACGTTTTTCGTCGCCGGGCACGAGACCACCGCCAACGCGCTTGCCTGGACGATCTATTGTCTTGCCGCGCAGCCCGCGCTGCAGGACGAAGCGCGCAGTGAGGCAGTCGCCGCGCTCGCGCTGCCGGTTGCGGAGCGCGCCGCGGCGATGCCGCTGCTGCACCAGATCCTTGAGGAGTCCATGCGGCTCTATCCCCCCGCCCCGCGCTTCGATCGCGAGGCGCTGGCCGGCGATGTGCTGTCGGGCGTGAACATCGCGAAAGGCGACCTGATCTCGATCTGGCCGTGGGTTATCCATCGGCATCGTTCGCTGTGGCCCAATCCCGACCGCTTCGACCACACCCGCTTCGCCCCCCAAGCCAAGGCCAGGCAGCATCGCTTTCAATTCATCCCGTTCGGCGGCGGACCGCGCGTGTGCGTCGGCGCCCGGTTTGCCACTGTCGAGGCGCTTTTGATCCTCGCCCGCTGGCTCGCTGCGCGGCGCTTCAGTGTGCCCCCGGGCTGGCGACCCGATCCTTACGGCTCAGTCACCCTGCGCCCGCGCGGCGGGATCATCTTGCGCGCGGAATTACTAGCCTAG
- a CDS encoding GFA family protein, with protein sequence MRFAIAAPPPVALLDCNCSICTRTGYLHWIVAEADFELERGAEVQVSYRFGTATAEHLFCGICGVKSFYRPRSHPGSWSVNWRCVDHVHSLAPAIEPFDGLNWEAARDSLG encoded by the coding sequence GTGCGATTCGCTATCGCCGCGCCGCCGCCCGTTGCGCTGCTCGACTGCAACTGCTCGATCTGCACGAGGACCGGCTACCTTCACTGGATCGTGGCCGAGGCGGACTTCGAACTGGAGCGCGGCGCAGAAGTGCAGGTGTCGTATCGCTTCGGTACCGCCACTGCCGAACATCTGTTTTGCGGAATCTGCGGGGTGAAGTCGTTCTACCGCCCGCGCTCGCATCCCGGTTCGTGGAGCGTCAACTGGCGGTGCGTCGATCACGTCCATAGCCTTGCACCCGCGATCGAGCCGTTCGACGGGCTCAACTGGGAAGCGGCGCGGGATAGCCTAGGCTAG
- the glmS gene encoding glutamine--fructose-6-phosphate transaminase (isomerizing) gives MCGIIGIVGSKPVADRLVDGLKRMEYRGYDSAGVCTVSGGELIRRRAPGKLLNLVAVLDRDPAAGATGIAHTRWATHGAPTAANAHPHATEHLALVHNGIIENFKPLREALTARGRTFTSDTDTEVVAHLVSERVEAGDSPEDAVKAVLPQLRGAFALAIAFRAHDDLLIGARLGSPLVVGYGEGETYLGSDALALAPLTQQICYLEEGDWVVIRKGGAQIYDAANNRVERPTVHSGARAAAIEKGEYRHFMQKEIFEQPTVVAQTLRSYIRQVDQSVALPQFDFDLSRVSRVTIVACGTSFYAGMVAKYWFEHFARLPVDIDVASEFRYRDPVLEPGGLALFISQSGETADTLAALRHCKAAGQTIAVVVNVPTSSMAREADLLLPTHAGPEIGVASTKAFTCQLAVLSALAAHLAVCRGRMTRQEEQEVVHHLVEAPAALNAALAHDAEIAGMAHLIAPARDVLYLGRGADYPLALEGALKLKEISYIHAEGYAAGEMKHGPIALIDEAVPVIVLAPSGPLFEKTVSNMQEVRARGGKIVLISDAAGLTEAGEGCLATIEMPRVHPLIAPLVYAIPAQLLAYHVAVAKGTDVDQPRNLAKSVTVE, from the coding sequence ATGTGCGGAATCATTGGTATCGTCGGTTCAAAGCCCGTTGCGGATCGTCTGGTCGATGGGCTCAAGCGGATGGAGTATCGCGGCTACGACAGCGCCGGGGTCTGCACCGTTTCTGGCGGCGAACTGATCCGCCGCCGTGCGCCAGGCAAGTTGCTCAACCTCGTCGCGGTTCTGGATCGTGATCCGGCGGCCGGTGCCACTGGCATCGCTCACACCCGCTGGGCGACCCACGGTGCTCCGACCGCCGCCAACGCGCACCCGCACGCCACCGAGCATCTGGCGCTGGTCCACAACGGCATCATTGAGAATTTCAAGCCGCTGCGCGAGGCGCTGACCGCGCGCGGCCGAACTTTCACCAGCGATACCGACACCGAAGTCGTCGCGCACCTCGTCTCCGAGCGCGTCGAGGCGGGGGACAGCCCCGAGGATGCGGTCAAGGCCGTCCTCCCCCAATTGCGCGGCGCCTTCGCGCTGGCGATCGCGTTTCGCGCACATGACGATTTGCTGATCGGCGCGCGGCTCGGCTCGCCACTGGTGGTCGGATACGGTGAGGGTGAGACCTATCTCGGCTCCGACGCGCTCGCGCTCGCCCCGCTGACCCAACAGATCTGCTATCTCGAGGAGGGCGACTGGGTCGTAATCCGCAAGGGCGGCGCGCAAATCTACGACGCAGCGAACAATCGCGTCGAACGCCCCACCGTCCATTCCGGCGCGAGGGCGGCGGCGATCGAGAAGGGCGAATATCGCCACTTCATGCAGAAAGAGATCTTCGAGCAGCCCACGGTGGTCGCCCAGACGCTGCGCAGCTACATCCGCCAGGTCGACCAGTCGGTCGCGCTGCCGCAGTTCGATTTCGACCTGTCGCGCGTCAGCAGGGTAACGATCGTCGCTTGCGGAACCAGCTTCTACGCCGGGATGGTCGCCAAATACTGGTTCGAGCACTTCGCGCGGCTGCCCGTCGACATAGATGTCGCCAGCGAGTTCCGCTATCGCGATCCGGTGCTCGAGCCGGGCGGGCTGGCGCTGTTCATCTCGCAGAGCGGTGAGACCGCCGACACCCTCGCCGCGCTGCGCCATTGCAAGGCGGCGGGGCAGACGATCGCGGTGGTCGTCAACGTGCCGACCAGTTCAATGGCGCGCGAGGCCGATCTGCTCCTGCCGACCCACGCCGGACCCGAGATCGGGGTCGCCTCGACCAAGGCCTTCACCTGCCAGCTTGCGGTTCTCTCGGCGCTCGCCGCGCATTTGGCCGTGTGCCGCGGGCGAATGACCCGTCAGGAAGAGCAAGAGGTCGTCCACCACTTGGTCGAAGCCCCCGCTGCGCTTAACGCCGCGCTCGCCCACGACGCAGAAATCGCGGGCATGGCCCACCTCATCGCTCCGGCGCGCGACGTACTCTACCTGGGCCGCGGCGCGGACTATCCGTTGGCGCTCGAAGGTGCGCTGAAACTCAAGGAAATCAGCTACATTCATGCCGAAGGCTATGCCGCCGGCGAGATGAAGCACGGGCCGATCGCGCTTATTGACGAGGCCGTCCCTGTGATCGTCCTCGCGCCGTCGGGCCCTTTGTTTGAAAAGACCGTCAGCAACATGCAGGAAGTCCGCGCCCGAGGCGGCAAGATCGTCCTGATCTCCGACGCCGCCGGGCTGACCGAGGCGGGCGAGGGCTGCCTCGCCACTATCGAGATGCCGCGCGTTCACCCGCTGATTGCGCCACTGGTCTATGCCATTCCCGCACAACTTCTGGCATATCACGTTGCGGTCGCCAAAGGCACCGACGTCGACCAGCCGCGCAACCTGGCGAAGTCGGTCACGGTGGAGTGA
- a CDS encoding type II toxin-antitoxin system VapC family toxin, which produces MSGFAFDSNIVIDALRGFEQARAELKRAAESSGRLWVSRMVWIEVMSKGDGEGLRRSEQFLENFGIDEIDLEIGIRAASLRRERPRLKSPDAVILATALVRGRVLVTRNTKDFPAALPGIRVPYLRPELS; this is translated from the coding sequence GTGAGTGGCTTCGCCTTTGACAGTAATATCGTGATCGATGCTCTCCGCGGGTTTGAGCAAGCTCGCGCCGAACTGAAGCGTGCGGCCGAAAGTAGCGGCAGGTTGTGGGTGAGCCGCATGGTCTGGATCGAAGTAATGTCGAAAGGCGATGGCGAGGGACTGCGCCGTTCGGAACAATTTCTCGAAAATTTCGGTATTGATGAAATCGATTTGGAAATCGGAATTCGCGCGGCTTCTCTTCGCCGGGAGCGTCCACGGCTAAAGTCTCCGGATGCCGTCATTCTTGCAACGGCGCTAGTCCGCGGACGCGTTCTCGTGACTCGAAACACAAAGGATTTTCCGGCGGCGCTGCCTGGAATCCGCGTGCCCTATCTCAGGCCGGAGCTATCCTGA
- a CDS encoding CopG family transcriptional regulator yields the protein MTRILADLPDDDIRWMDRIAKEQGKSRAAILREAVVAFRADGPQDWIDRGFGAWKSRDDIGDSVEWQRRERASWTRPWDVDYEEVRAEFPDLFDEEDDREHELHLAWLAQNGMSQGDGYATPETLTERRAGEGSKPKSTKRAKA from the coding sequence ATGACCCGCATACTCGCCGATCTGCCCGACGACGACATCCGCTGGATGGATCGAATCGCCAAGGAACAGGGCAAGTCCCGCGCAGCGATATTGCGCGAAGCGGTGGTCGCCTTTCGCGCAGATGGCCCGCAGGACTGGATCGACCGTGGTTTCGGCGCTTGGAAGAGTCGTGACGATATCGGCGATTCAGTCGAATGGCAGCGTCGCGAACGGGCTTCTTGGACGCGACCGTGGGACGTCGACTACGAAGAAGTACGGGCGGAATTTCCCGATCTGTTTGATGAAGAGGACGATCGCGAGCACGAGTTGCATCTAGCATGGCTGGCGCAGAACGGCATGTCGCAGGGGGACGGTTATGCCACGCCGGAAACCTTGACCGAGAGGCGCGCTGGCGAAGGGTCCAAACCGAAATCCACGAAGCGCGCTAAAGCGTGA
- the glmU gene encoding bifunctional UDP-N-acetylglucosamine diphosphorylase/glucosamine-1-phosphate N-acetyltransferase GlmU: MIADTPLAIVVLAAGKGTRMKSDLHKVLHPIAGRAMIDHLLASAAELAPERQVVVVGSGREQLEQALGGRAAIAVQEPQHGTGHAVQQAEAALSGFGGDVLILYGDVPFVRATTMRSMIERLHREDAPAVVVLGFEPEDALQYGRVLAHADGRIAKMVEFKDASDDERACALCNSGLMAVRSADLFGLLARVGNANSQNEYYLVDIVNIATGDGRTCAVVVTDQPDEVAGINSRSELAAAEAQWQAVRRDKAMADGASLRAPETVWFSWDTKLGRDVSIEPNVVFGPGVTVADGAKIRAFSHLEGASVGEACEVGPYARLRPGAVLMRKAKVGNFVEVKAATLGEGAKASHLTYLGDATIGAGANIGAGTITCNYDGYFKHKTVIGERAFIGSNSALIAPVRIGADAIVAAGSAVSRDVGDGELRMVRAEQLVKPGWADRFHDAMKRKKAEGK; the protein is encoded by the coding sequence ATGATTGCCGACACACCATTAGCCATCGTTGTCCTTGCCGCGGGCAAGGGCACGCGCATGAAAAGCGACCTGCACAAAGTGCTCCATCCCATCGCCGGGCGGGCGATGATCGATCACCTGCTGGCGAGCGCGGCGGAACTCGCCCCCGAGCGACAGGTCGTCGTTGTTGGCAGCGGGCGCGAGCAGCTCGAACAGGCGCTTGGCGGACGCGCGGCAATCGCGGTGCAGGAACCTCAGCACGGCACGGGTCACGCGGTCCAGCAGGCCGAGGCAGCGCTGAGCGGTTTTGGGGGCGATGTCCTGATCCTCTACGGGGATGTGCCATTCGTTCGCGCAACGACGATGCGCTCGATGATCGAGCGGCTGCATCGCGAGGACGCGCCCGCAGTGGTCGTGCTCGGGTTCGAGCCTGAAGATGCGCTGCAATACGGCCGCGTGCTCGCCCACGCGGACGGGCGGATCGCCAAGATGGTCGAATTCAAGGACGCGAGCGACGACGAGCGCGCTTGCGCTTTGTGCAACTCAGGCCTCATGGCCGTGCGCAGCGCGGACCTGTTCGGGCTGCTCGCCCGGGTCGGCAACGCCAACAGTCAGAATGAGTACTACCTCGTCGACATCGTCAACATCGCCACCGGCGATGGGCGGACGTGCGCGGTTGTGGTCACCGACCAGCCCGACGAGGTTGCAGGGATCAACAGCCGCTCCGAATTGGCTGCTGCCGAAGCGCAGTGGCAGGCAGTTCGGCGCGACAAGGCTATGGCCGACGGCGCATCGCTGCGGGCGCCCGAAACGGTGTGGTTCAGTTGGGACACCAAGCTGGGCCGCGACGTGTCGATCGAGCCCAACGTGGTGTTCGGGCCCGGGGTAACCGTGGCCGACGGTGCGAAGATCCGCGCGTTCAGCCACCTCGAGGGCGCGAGCGTCGGCGAGGCCTGTGAGGTCGGCCCTTACGCCCGCTTGCGCCCCGGCGCGGTGCTGATGCGAAAAGCCAAGGTCGGCAACTTCGTCGAGGTCAAGGCCGCGACCCTCGGCGAGGGCGCCAAGGCCAGCCACCTCACCTATCTCGGCGATGCGACGATCGGCGCCGGCGCCAACATCGGCGCGGGCACGATCACCTGCAACTACGACGGCTATTTCAAGCACAAGACCGTGATCGGCGAGCGCGCATTTATCGGGTCGAACTCGGCACTGATCGCGCCGGTGAGAATCGGCGCGGACGCGATCGTCGCGGCGGGCTCGGCGGTGTCGCGCGATGTCGGCGATGGCGAACTGCGGATGGTGCGGGCGGAACAACTGGTGAAGCCGGGCTGGGCGGACCGGTTTCATGACGCGATGAAGCGCAAGAAGGCCGAGGGGAAGTGA
- a CDS encoding OprO/OprP family phosphate-selective porin encodes MIRTRTVSGLALTIALGWAVPATAQSAADFARMKAQMDAMQVQLDAMKSKVDTLESQLTKAQAEAQSATVAAQSASASAAQASEVATKTAAAAPKVAWKGAPEFTGPDGFSFKPRGRLQLDTGGVDGPRGIGSTSLGYATELRRAFLGFEGTLPGKFGYRAEIDVANSGVEITDLFLTYKPKPEITLTLGQHKPFWGLEELTSDLMTSFMERGAFNSAFGFERRVGASAAYAGKTLLVQGGVFADNAADLNNDTNNSYSVDGRVVFMPKLGGGQLHIGGSLHHREFNDIATTARYRARPFVHTTDLRLVDTKAFSADGETSYGAELAYIAGRFHATGEGHWLTAHRPGLSDPTFFGAYAEVGYMLTDDETVYKGGVYDRIKPKKPVGKGGIGALQFNARYDLLDLSDGAVVGGRQQIAGASLLWIPTDYVRFILNYGHIWIDDAAVAAAGDRNYSADAVGMRAQFDF; translated from the coding sequence ATGATCCGCACCCGCACAGTTTCCGGACTCGCGCTCACCATCGCGCTCGGCTGGGCGGTCCCCGCCACCGCCCAGTCCGCCGCCGACTTCGCCAGGATGAAGGCGCAGATGGACGCGATGCAGGTGCAGCTCGATGCGATGAAGAGCAAGGTCGATACGCTCGAAAGCCAGCTCACCAAGGCGCAGGCCGAAGCCCAGAGCGCCACCGTCGCGGCCCAAAGCGCCAGCGCTAGCGCAGCCCAGGCCAGCGAGGTCGCGACCAAGACCGCCGCAGCTGCGCCCAAGGTGGCCTGGAAAGGCGCGCCCGAATTCACCGGGCCCGATGGCTTCAGCTTCAAGCCGCGCGGCCGGTTGCAACTCGATACCGGTGGGGTCGACGGCCCGCGCGGGATCGGCTCGACCTCGCTTGGTTACGCGACAGAACTACGCCGCGCCTTTCTCGGCTTCGAGGGCACGCTACCTGGCAAATTCGGCTATCGCGCCGAAATCGACGTGGCCAACAGCGGCGTGGAGATCACCGACCTTTTCCTGACCTACAAGCCCAAGCCCGAAATCACGCTGACACTGGGCCAGCACAAGCCGTTCTGGGGGCTGGAAGAGTTGACTAGCGACCTGATGACCAGCTTCATGGAGCGCGGCGCGTTCAACAGCGCATTCGGGTTCGAGCGGCGGGTGGGGGCGAGCGCAGCTTATGCCGGCAAGACGCTACTGGTGCAGGGCGGCGTATTCGCCGACAATGCGGCCGACCTCAACAATGACACCAACAACAGCTACAGCGTCGATGGCCGGGTGGTGTTCATGCCCAAGCTGGGCGGCGGCCAGCTCCATATCGGTGGTTCGCTCCACCACCGCGAGTTCAACGACATCGCGACGACCGCCCGCTATCGCGCCCGTCCGTTCGTCCACACCACCGATCTGCGCCTGGTTGATACCAAGGCTTTCAGCGCCGATGGCGAAACCAGCTATGGCGCCGAGCTGGCCTATATCGCGGGCCGCTTCCACGCGACGGGCGAGGGCCATTGGCTTACCGCGCATCGTCCTGGGCTGTCTGATCCAACGTTCTTCGGCGCTTATGCTGAAGTCGGCTACATGCTCACCGACGACGAAACCGTCTACAAAGGTGGGGTCTACGACCGAATCAAACCCAAGAAGCCGGTCGGCAAAGGCGGGATCGGCGCTCTCCAGTTCAACGCGCGCTACGACCTGCTCGACCTGTCCGACGGGGCGGTGGTCGGAGGCAGGCAGCAGATCGCGGGGGCGTCGCTGCTGTGGATACCCACCGACTACGTGCGCTTCATCCTCAACTACGGCCACATCTGGATCGACGACGCGGCGGTGGCGGCGGCCGGGGACCGCAATTACAGCGCCGATGCAGTGGGGATGCGCGCGCAATTTGATTTCTAG
- a CDS encoding SDR family NAD(P)-dependent oxidoreductase, protein MTISFEDRVAIVTGAGGGLGRTYALELARRGAKVVVNDLGGSRDGTGHSDAALKVVEEIEAAGGAAMSNGGNVAEFGQMEELVAKAKEKWGSVHILINNAGILRDKSFAKMTMEDFELVVKVHLIGSANATKAVWETMREQNYGRILMTASSTGLYGNFGQSNYGAAKLGLAGLTKTLYLEGAKNNIRVNTLAPVAGTRMTEDLGMPEALFKALSPENVAPAALFLVSEDAPTNMIVGAGAGAYHAAYVTLTPGVALPLEERTPEGIAAHWDQIIARDGEIVPKTGGEQSAVVMAALGKIGGLG, encoded by the coding sequence ATGACCATTTCGTTCGAAGACCGTGTCGCCATCGTCACCGGAGCCGGCGGAGGACTGGGTCGGACCTATGCTCTCGAACTGGCGCGGCGCGGAGCGAAGGTGGTGGTCAATGATCTGGGCGGATCGCGCGATGGCACTGGACACTCGGACGCCGCGCTCAAAGTGGTCGAGGAGATCGAGGCCGCGGGCGGCGCCGCGATGTCAAACGGCGGCAACGTCGCTGAATTCGGTCAGATGGAAGAGTTGGTCGCCAAAGCCAAGGAGAAGTGGGGCAGCGTCCATATCCTGATCAACAACGCCGGAATCCTGCGAGACAAATCCTTCGCCAAGATGACGATGGAAGACTTCGAACTGGTGGTAAAAGTCCACCTGATCGGAAGCGCCAACGCCACCAAGGCGGTCTGGGAAACCATGCGCGAACAGAACTATGGTCGCATCCTGATGACCGCGAGCAGCACCGGGCTGTACGGCAACTTCGGCCAGTCGAACTACGGCGCGGCCAAGCTCGGCCTCGCCGGCCTGACCAAGACGCTTTATCTAGAAGGCGCCAAGAACAATATCCGGGTCAACACACTCGCCCCGGTGGCGGGGACGCGGATGACCGAAGACCTTGGCATGCCCGAGGCGCTATTCAAGGCGCTCTCGCCCGAAAACGTTGCCCCTGCAGCGCTATTTCTGGTCAGCGAGGACGCCCCCACAAACATGATCGTCGGGGCGGGCGCGGGCGCATATCACGCGGCTTACGTAACGTTGACCCCGGGCGTGGCGCTGCCGCTCGAAGAGCGCACCCCCGAAGGCATCGCCGCACACTGGGACCAGATCATCGCCCGTGACGGCGAGATCGTCCCCAAGACCGGCGGCGAGCAATCGGCGGTGGTCATGGCGGCATTGGGGAAGATCGGCGGGTTGGGGTGA
- a CDS encoding DUF2794 domain-containing protein: MRASDFSPLSAPASIIPFPRSRPLQVGFERVELTRILDLYGRMVAAGEWRDYAIDFAPDVASFAAFRRTAERPSARIEKRPALRGKQGMWALYGEAGQALKRGHELAGVLFPLERKLLKLVEA, encoded by the coding sequence ATGCGCGCAAGCGATTTTTCACCGCTCTCCGCGCCCGCCAGCATAATCCCGTTCCCGCGCAGCCGGCCCTTGCAAGTGGGCTTCGAACGCGTCGAACTCACGCGCATTCTCGATCTTTACGGGCGGATGGTCGCTGCGGGCGAATGGCGCGACTACGCGATAGACTTTGCGCCCGACGTGGCCAGTTTCGCCGCTTTTCGTCGCACCGCCGAACGTCCCTCGGCGCGGATCGAGAAGCGCCCTGCGTTGCGTGGTAAGCAGGGGATGTGGGCGCTCTATGGCGAGGCCGGGCAGGCGCTTAAGCGCGGGCATGAACTGGCCGGGGTGCTGTTCCCTCTTGAACGGAAATTGCTCAAGCTGGTCGAGGCTTGA
- the epsC gene encoding serine O-acetyltransferase EpsC, whose product MLERLTSYLDSIRARDPAPRSRWEILLYPGVLAVGLHRAAHWLFEGELCFLARFINHFARLLTGIDIHPGAVIGRHLFIDHGFVVIGETAVIGDNVTIYQCVTLGGTNPANGIGGKRHPTLLDNVIVGSGAQILGPIVVGSRARIGANAVVTDDVPEGATMVGVKARSTLVAAETWQREFIPYGTPCKERCEPCEPAEQGIQRLAELETELTALKQRVAALSGEAVSAEAGDAKPAASRKRSRS is encoded by the coding sequence ATGCTCGAACGCCTGACCTCCTACCTGGATTCGATCCGGGCACGCGATCCCGCCCCGCGCTCGCGCTGGGAAATCCTGCTTTACCCCGGCGTGCTCGCGGTCGGGCTGCACCGCGCCGCCCACTGGTTGTTCGAGGGCGAGCTGTGTTTTCTCGCGCGTTTCATCAATCACTTCGCGCGGCTTTTGACCGGGATCGACATCCACCCCGGGGCCGTGATCGGCCGCCACTTGTTCATCGACCATGGCTTTGTCGTGATCGGCGAAACCGCAGTAATCGGCGACAATGTGACGATCTATCAGTGCGTGACACTGGGAGGCACGAACCCGGCGAACGGTATCGGTGGCAAGCGCCATCCGACGTTGCTCGACAACGTCATCGTCGGTTCGGGGGCACAGATCCTCGGCCCGATCGTGGTTGGCAGTCGCGCCCGTATCGGCGCGAATGCAGTGGTCACCGATGATGTCCCCGAAGGCGCGACGATGGTTGGGGTCAAGGCGCGCTCGACCTTGGTCGCCGCCGAAACCTGGCAGCGCGAGTTCATTCCTTATGGAACGCCGTGCAAGGAACGCTGCGAGCCGTGCGAGCCGGCCGAACAGGGAATCCAGCGCCTGGCCGAGCTGGAGACCGAGCTGACGGCGCTCAAGCAGCGGGTCGCCGCGCTTTCTGGCGAGGCGGTGAGCGCGGAGGCGGGTGATGCAAAGCCTGCGGCCTCGCGCAAGCGCAGCCGGTCCTGA
- a CDS encoding ATPase, whose translation MAQFALPLTIDSDKSARIVIGPSNAAVVDAFTRAADWPFRTAILTGPPRSGKSLLARWFVENRLGEAIDDADIVPEDDLFHRWNRAQASAAPLLLVTSCPPGEWTIALPDLASRLGAALLLSIGTPDDAMLAALIDAHAARRGLVLGEGAATWLLPRIERSHAAVEGVVAEIDRLSLERKQAVTISLLREALAPQVGESQPRLL comes from the coding sequence GTGGCCCAGTTCGCACTACCCCTGACCATAGACAGTGACAAATCCGCTCGAATCGTCATCGGGCCGTCCAACGCGGCTGTGGTCGACGCATTCACTCGCGCCGCCGATTGGCCATTCCGCACCGCGATCCTCACCGGGCCGCCGCGTTCGGGAAAGAGTCTGCTAGCGCGGTGGTTCGTCGAGAATCGGCTCGGCGAGGCGATCGACGATGCCGACATCGTTCCCGAAGACGATCTGTTCCACCGCTGGAACCGCGCGCAGGCGAGCGCTGCCCCACTGCTACTGGTGACATCTTGCCCGCCCGGGGAATGGACGATCGCGCTGCCCGATCTCGCCTCGCGCCTAGGCGCTGCGTTGCTGCTCTCGATTGGCACGCCCGACGATGCGATGCTGGCCGCGCTGATAGACGCTCACGCGGCGCGACGTGGGCTGGTGCTGGGCGAGGGAGCGGCCACATGGCTGCTGCCCCGGATTGAGCGCAGTCACGCCGCGGTCGAGGGGGTGGTCGCCGAAATCGACAGGCTGAGTCTTGAGCGCAAGCAAGCCGTTACCATATCGCTGCTGCGCGAGGCCCTCGCGCCGCAGGTCGGGGAATCGCAGCCACGCTTGCTTTGA